A part of Procambarus clarkii isolate CNS0578487 chromosome 21, FALCON_Pclarkii_2.0, whole genome shotgun sequence genomic DNA contains:
- the LOC123748659 gene encoding putative uncharacterized protein DDB_G0271606 — translation MTLRLSQELQQQSQELQQQSQELQQERQELQQQSQELQQQSQELQQQRQELQQQRQELQQQRQELQQQSQELQQQRQELQQQRKELQQQRKELQQQSQELQQQSQELQQQSQELQQERQELQQQSQELQQQSQELQQQSQELQQQSQELQQQSQELQQQSQELQQQSQELQQQSQELQQQSQELQQQSQELQQQSQELQQQSQELQQQSQELQQQSQELQQQSQELQQQSQELQQQSQELQQQSQELQQQSQELQQQSQELQQQSQELQQQSQELQQQSQELQQQSQELQQQSQELQQQSQELQQQSQELQQQSQELQQQSQELQQQSQELQQQSQELQQQSQELQQQSQELQQQSQELQQQSQELQQ, via the exons ATGACCCTCCGCCTT TCACAGGAGCTGCAACAACAGTCACAGGAGCTGCAACAACAGTCACAGGAGCTGCAACAGGAGAGACAGGAGCTGCAACAACAGTCACAGGAGCTGCAACAACAGTCACAGGAGCTGCAACAGCAGAGACAGGAGCTGCAACAGCAGAGACAGGAGCTGCAACAGCAGAGACAGGAGCTGCAACAACAGTCACAGGAGCTGCAACAGCAGAGACAGGAGCTGCAACAGCAGAGAAAGGAGCTGCAACAGCAGAGAAAGGAGCTGCAACAACAGTCACAGGAGCTGCAACAACAGTCACAGGAGCTGCAACAACAGTCTCAGGAGCTGCAACAGGAGAGACAGGAGCTGCAACAACAGTCACAGGAGCTGCAACAGCAGAGCCAGGAGCTGCAACAGCAGAGCCAGGAGCTGCAACAGCAGAGCCAGGAGCTGCAACAGCAGAGCCAGGAGCTGCAACAGCAGAGCCAGGAGCTGCAACAGCAGAGCCAGGAGCTGCAACAGCAGAGCCAGGAGCTGCAACAGCAGAGCCAGGAGCTGCAACAGCAGAGCCAGGAGCTGCAACAGCAGAGCCAGGAGCTGCAACAGCAGAGCCAGGAGCTGCAACAGCAGAGCCAGGAGCTGCAACAGCAGAGCCAGGAGCTGCAACAGCAGAGCCAGGAGCTGCAACAGCAGAGCCAGGAGCTGCAACAGCAGAGCCAGGAGCTGCAACAGCAGAGCCAGGAGCTGCAACAGCAGAGCCAGGAGCTGCAACAGCAGAGCCAGGAGCTGCAACAGCAGAGCCAGGAGCTGCAACAGCAGAGCCAGGAGCTGCAACAGCAGAGCCAGGAGCTGCAACAGCAGAGCCAGGAGCTGCAACAGCAGAGCCAGGAGCTGCAACAGCAGAGCCAGGAGCTGCAACAGCAGAGCCAGGAGCTGCAACAGCAGAGCCAGGAGCTGCAACAGCAGAGCCAGGAGCTGCAACAGCAGAGCCAGGAGCTGCAACAGCAGAGCCAGGAGCTGCAACAGCAGAGCCAGGAGCTGCAACAGCAGAGCCAGGAGCTGCAACAGCAGAGCCAGGAGCTGCAACAGCAGAGCCAGGAGCTGCAACAGTAG
- the LOC138367308 gene encoding uncharacterized protein, with translation MPRTAFCHMPRTAFCPMPRTAFRPMSRTAFRPMSRTAFRPMSRRAFRPMPRTAFYPVPRTAFYPVPRTAFYPVPRTAFYPVPRTAFYPVPRTAFYPVPRTAFYPVPRTAFYPVPRTAFYPVPRTAFYPVPRTAFYPVPRTAFYPVPRTAFYPVPRTAFYPVPRTAFYPVPRTAFYPVPRTAFYPVPRTAFYPVPRTAFYPVPRTAFYPVPRTAFYPVPRTAFYPVPRTAFYPVPRTAFYPVPRTAFYPVPRTAFYPVPRTAFYPVPRTAFYPVPRTAFYPVPRTAFYPVPRTAFYPVPRTAFYPVPRTAVCPMPGGQHREVPKTTDSTLTWTCKPPSLRRLRRKAKPNLR, from the coding sequence ATGCCTCGGACAGCATTCTGTCATATGCCTCGGACAGCATTCTGTCCTATGCCCCGGACAGCATTCCGTCCTATGTCCCGGACAGCATTCCGTCCTATGTCCCGGACAGCATTCCGTCCTATGTCCCGGAGAGCATTCCGTCCTATGCCCCGGACAGCATTCTACCCAGTGCCCCGGACAGCATTCTACCCAGTGCCCCGGACAGCATTCTACCCAGTGCCCCGGACAGCATTCTACCCAGTGCCCCGGACAGCATTCTACCCAGTGCCCCGGACAGCATTCTACCCAGTGCCCCGGACAGCATTCTACCCAGTGCCCCGGACAGCATTCTACCCAGTGCCCCGGACAGCATTCTACCCAGTGCCCCGGACAGCATTCTACCCAGTGCCCCGGACAGCATTCTACCCAGTGCCCCGGACAGCATTCTACCCAGTGCCCCGGACAGCATTCTACCCAGTGCCCCGGACAGCATTCTACCCAGTGCCCCGGACAGCATTCTACCCAGTGCCCCGGACAGCATTCTACCCAGTGCCCCGGACAGCATTCTACCCAGTGCCCCGGACAGCATTCTACCCAGTGCCCCGGACAGCATTCTACCCAGTGCCCCGGACAGCATTCTACCCAGTGCCCCGGACAGCATTCTACCCAGTGCCCCGGACAGCATTCTACCCAGTGCCCCGGACAGCATTCTACCCAGTGCCCCGGACAGCATTCTACCCAGTGCCCCGGACAGCATTCTACCCAGTGCCCCGGACAGCATTCTACCCAGTGCCCCGGACAGCATTCTACCCAGTGCCCCGGACAGCATTCTACCCAGTGCCCCGGACAGCATTCTACCCAGTGCCCCGGACAGCATTCTACCCAGTGCCCCGGACAGCATTCTACCCAGTGCCCCGGACAGCATTCTACCCAGTGCCCCGGACAGCAGTCTGTCCTATGCCTGGGGGACAGCATAGGGAGGTACCTAAGACTACCGACTCGACCCTTACTTGGACCTGTAAGCCACCGTCCCTAAGGCGTCTTAGGCGAAAGGCAAAACCAAATTTGAGATGA